CGCGTGCGGTGAGCTCGTCGACCTTGGCCAGCGCGTCCTTCAGCGCCTTGTCGTCCGAGCTCGAGCCGCACCCGCCGGCCAGCAGGCCCAGCGCGAGCAGCAGGGCGCACAGCAGGGCCAGCGGACCGCGGCCGCGCCGGGTGCTGGTCGTCGTCCGGCTCACTGCACCGGCCCCGGGGCGTGGGCGGCACCGCGCTGCAACGTGGCGAAGGAGGCCGCGCAGCGCCCGTCCTTCTGCAGCGCCCGGCGCTCGGTCTTCTTCGGGTCGAGGCGGGACGTGCCGTAGCTGCACCGCGGATCCATGTCGGGGATCAGCTCGATGCGCAGCTCGCCGTCGCGGACCTTGGACAGCAGCGACCGCAGGCCCGGCGAGTAGTTCTGCAGCAGGGCGCGCAGGTGGGGCTCGTAGGAACGGAACACGTCAGTGAAGCTAACGCCCGTCGACAAGAACCCGGGCAGCACCTGGTCGGCGTCCTTGACCAGCTTGATCAGCTCGTTGACCTGGCCGGGGCCGCGCTTGAGCAGGTCGCGCAGCTCCGGGTCGTAGTTGCGCAGGAACCTCGCGAACTGCTTGGCCGAGGTCGCGAGCTGCCGCAGCGAGTCGGCGTTGTCGGTAGCGATGGACAGCACGCCGCCGGAGCTGCTGATGATCCGGTCGGTCTCGGGCCACACCTCGTCGAGGGTCTGCAGGATCGCGGTGCCCTGGTCGAGGATCTGGCCGAGGTCGTCACCGGTCCCCTTGAGGCCCGTGCTGAGCTCGCCGAGGACGATCCGCAGCTTCTTGTCGTCGATCTGGCGCAGCACGTTGTTGACCGCGACGACCGTCGAGCTCAGGCTCTTCGGTACGTCGGTCGACTCGGCGGGGATCTTGTCGCCACTGGCGAGGAAGGGCCCCTTGACCTGCTTCGGTTGGAAGTCGAGGTACTGCTCGCCGACCGGCGAGAGGCTGCGCACCCGGGCGAGCGAGTCCCTGGGGATCTCGGTGCCGGTGGTGATCGCGATCGTGGCCTCGACCCCCTTGGAGGTGGGCACGATCGAGCGGACCTTGCCGACCTTGATGCCGCGGTAGGTCACCACCGACCCCTCGAACAGGCCGCCCGTCTGCGCGAGCTCGACCTTGACCTCCACCGGCCGCGAGGTCAGCGGCTGGTCGAGGACGGCCGCGAAGATGTAGGCGGTCGTCACGATGAGCACGACGATGATCCCCGCGAGGCTGAGGTAGAGCTTGTTGCCCAGCAGCTTCAGCATCTCAGGCCCCCCGTCCGAACAGGGCCTTCAGGAGGCCGTCGAGTCCGAGCGGGTCGGGGGTGGTGGTCCCCGTCCCGCCGGCGGCGCCGTCGGTGGCCGGCGTACCGCTGCCCTTGGCGCCGGCCTTGGCGCCGGTCTTGTTGCCGCCGAGCAGGGGCAGGCCCTTGAGCAGGTCACCGAGCCCGACCAGGTCGAGCAGGTCG
The genomic region above belongs to Nocardioides sp. QY071 and contains:
- a CDS encoding MlaD family protein, producing the protein MLKLLGNKLYLSLAGIIVVLIVTTAYIFAAVLDQPLTSRPVEVKVELAQTGGLFEGSVVTYRGIKVGKVRSIVPTSKGVEATIAITTGTEIPRDSLARVRSLSPVGEQYLDFQPKQVKGPFLASGDKIPAESTDVPKSLSSTVVAVNNVLRQIDDKKLRIVLGELSTGLKGTGDDLGQILDQGTAILQTLDEVWPETDRIISSSGGVLSIATDNADSLRQLATSAKQFARFLRNYDPELRDLLKRGPGQVNELIKLVKDADQVLPGFLSTGVSFTDVFRSYEPHLRALLQNYSPGLRSLLSKVRDGELRIELIPDMDPRCSYGTSRLDPKKTERRALQKDGRCAASFATLQRGAAHAPGPVQ